Proteins encoded together in one Lentimicrobium sp. L6 window:
- a CDS encoding GNAT family N-acetyltransferase produces the protein MKRIDIFNSSPLFITARLVIKPWQVLEKKALSKQILLEEVNNILSPNVIKDLPDSWQNLNSLEEIEEWVNDRNQEGYFYGIEYLESNELVGLLFLYAENTTLIDDTIALRLGYLLKESKWGKGLASEMIAALILWSKDQMSIRSISAGVEVGNIGSIKVLEKNGFVKSNHEMPIGVLLYELR, from the coding sequence ATGAAACGCATCGATATATTTAATTCATCACCTTTATTCATTACAGCGAGATTAGTGATCAAACCTTGGCAGGTTTTGGAGAAAAAAGCACTTTCTAAACAGATATTGTTGGAGGAGGTGAATAATATTCTTTCACCAAATGTGATCAAAGATTTACCTGATTCATGGCAGAATTTAAATAGTTTAGAAGAGATAGAAGAGTGGGTAAATGATCGAAATCAAGAAGGTTATTTTTATGGAATAGAATATTTAGAATCCAATGAGCTAGTGGGTTTGTTATTTCTATATGCAGAAAATACAACTTTAATAGACGACACTATTGCTTTACGCTTAGGTTATCTTTTAAAAGAATCGAAATGGGGAAAAGGATTGGCCAGTGAGATGATAGCAGCGCTCATTTTATGGAGTAAGGACCAAATGTCAATTCGCTCTATTTCTGCTGGTGTAGAAGTTGGAAATATTGGCTCCATTAAAGTACTTGAAAAGAATGGCTTTGTCAAGTCAAACCACGAAATGCCCATTGGAGTTCTTCTTTATGAATTGAGATAA
- a CDS encoding ABC transporter permease — protein MKFYFQIQYKRYYRKIAEMGIHPFLGMGIMLLALIFGTLFLFQKTIYANYIFGFIGLSIASGFNEKQRNEFLNLCFSKSKFYRIRLIENLLHISPFVLFLLYYQDFIMAISILILSLILVFVPLQNKWSVSLPSPFSRLPFEFTMGFRKLFLIYPMVYFLVYKSIGVGNFNLGIFAIGVLVITHMSYYFKPEHQYFVWIFAKNPKAFLWQKIKENLINSSLALLPILVLLSIYFPERYIILMGIFFMNALLMTTIILAKYSAYPKEINLPQMVLFGLSLWFPPILIIAIIYFYKQSLKNLNPILK, from the coding sequence ATGAAATTCTATTTTCAAATCCAGTATAAAAGATATTATCGCAAAATAGCGGAAATGGGAATCCATCCTTTTTTAGGGATGGGCATTATGTTATTGGCCTTGATATTTGGAACATTATTTCTATTTCAAAAGACCATTTATGCCAATTATATATTTGGCTTTATTGGCCTCTCTATTGCAAGCGGATTTAACGAAAAGCAGAGAAACGAATTCCTGAATCTTTGTTTTTCCAAATCCAAGTTTTATAGAATTAGACTTATTGAAAACTTATTACACATTAGTCCTTTTGTGCTATTTTTACTTTACTATCAGGATTTTATCATGGCCATTTCTATCCTCATTCTTTCATTAATTTTAGTTTTCGTTCCATTACAAAACAAATGGTCGGTGAGTCTCCCAAGTCCATTTTCACGACTCCCTTTTGAATTTACTATGGGATTTAGAAAGCTATTCTTAATATATCCAATGGTTTATTTCCTTGTTTACAAATCTATAGGAGTAGGGAATTTCAATTTGGGAATCTTTGCCATAGGCGTCCTTGTCATCACTCATATGTCCTATTATTTCAAGCCGGAACACCAATATTTCGTCTGGATATTCGCTAAAAACCCTAAAGCATTTCTTTGGCAGAAGATAAAAGAAAACCTAATTAACTCAAGTCTAGCTCTCTTACCAATTTTAGTGCTTTTAAGCATCTATTTTCCGGAGCGATATATTATTTTAATGGGAATATTTTTTATGAATGCCCTCCTCATGACGACCATTATTTTGGCTAAATACTCTGCGTATCCTAAAGAAATTAATTTGCCTCAAATGGTATTATTTGGACTTAGCTTATGGTTTCCTCCCATTCTTATTATCGCTATCATCTATTTCTATAAACAATCTTTAAAAAACCTAAATCCTATTCTTAAATGA
- a CDS encoding ABC transporter ATP-binding protein produces MIQIQNLVKSYGKIDVLKSINMGFEMGKAYGIVGENGAGKTTLFRCFAGLESFSGEIDSPFDILKNHVGLMETNPYFLSRVTAKEHLQLICNARDILVKDFEERNIFDLPLNQYADTYSTGMKKKLALTALLLQNNDVLILDEPFNGVDIHSNMVILEMIKKWKNAGKTLFISSHIFSTLEETCHEIHLLKEGEFVQRVRKDQFRELDKQMRDFMIGDRLKNMKI; encoded by the coding sequence ATGATACAAATCCAAAACTTAGTAAAAAGCTATGGAAAAATAGACGTTTTGAAATCGATAAATATGGGTTTTGAAATGGGAAAAGCCTATGGAATTGTTGGAGAAAATGGAGCTGGGAAAACCACTCTTTTCAGATGTTTTGCTGGATTGGAAAGCTTTAGTGGAGAAATAGATAGTCCGTTTGACATCCTAAAAAATCATGTCGGCTTAATGGAAACCAATCCCTATTTTCTATCGAGAGTTACCGCCAAAGAACACCTTCAATTGATATGTAATGCTAGAGATATTTTGGTGAAAGATTTTGAGGAGAGAAACATTTTCGATTTACCCTTAAATCAATATGCCGATACCTATTCCACGGGGATGAAAAAGAAATTGGCCTTAACGGCTTTACTGCTTCAAAATAATGATGTTCTCATTCTCGACGAACCTTTTAATGGTGTTGATATCCATAGCAATATGGTCATTTTAGAGATGATAAAAAAATGGAAAAACGCTGGAAAAACATTATTCATTTCCTCTCATATTTTCTCTACTTTGGAGGAGACTTGCCACGAGATTCATCTTCTAAAAGAAGGTGAGTTTGTGCAGAGAGTAAGGAAGGATCAGTTTCGGGAGTTGGACAAGCAAATGCGTGATTTCATGATTGGAGATCGCTTAAAAAACATGAAGATATAG
- the rpoN gene encoding RNA polymerase factor sigma-54 — protein sequence MQQLRLSQKLLQKLSPQQILLMKLLQVPSVALDQRIKQEIEENPALEDNSQEMVDEHAPSDNNDDNNDDSSSDDEFDITDYVDADDIPDYKLSSNNYPEEDKKSIPFANTISFYEMLRAQLTDASFNERQHVIAETIIGNIDDSGYLERDVESMVDDLAFTQGLSVTDEEVDQVLKGIQKFEPAGVGARNLQECLIIQLKRKDTSDPFIFMAIKILERHFDAFTKKHYDKILKKLEISEEALKSSVDEILKLNPKPGNSLSETAKTNHYIIPDFILTTTDGELILSLNSKNAPELKLSRTYKTMLENYSVSGKKSKKDKEAMQFVRQKIDSAKWFIDAIKQRQHTLYTTMQAILEFQYDYFLTGDETKLHPMILKDIADKVGLDISTISRVANSKYVQTSFGTILLKTLFSESLKTDSGEDVSTKEVKQILSDMVDAEDKQKPMTDEQLVNFLKEKGYQIARRTVAKYREQLNIPVARLRREL from the coding sequence ATGCAACAACTAAGACTATCGCAAAAGCTGCTTCAAAAATTGTCACCACAGCAAATTTTATTAATGAAATTGCTGCAGGTTCCTTCTGTTGCATTGGATCAAAGAATAAAGCAGGAGATTGAAGAAAATCCAGCCTTGGAGGACAATAGCCAAGAAATGGTAGACGAGCATGCTCCTTCTGATAATAATGACGATAATAATGATGATTCAAGTTCTGATGACGAATTTGACATTACAGATTATGTGGATGCAGATGATATTCCAGACTATAAATTAAGCTCTAATAACTACCCAGAAGAGGATAAGAAATCCATTCCTTTTGCCAATACCATTTCGTTTTACGAGATGCTAAGAGCTCAATTAACAGATGCCAGTTTTAATGAAAGACAACATGTAATAGCAGAAACCATTATCGGAAATATTGACGATTCTGGTTATTTGGAAAGAGATGTGGAGTCCATGGTGGATGATCTGGCTTTTACTCAAGGTTTATCAGTAACTGATGAGGAAGTGGACCAGGTTTTAAAAGGGATTCAGAAGTTTGAGCCCGCAGGAGTTGGGGCAAGAAACCTACAGGAATGTTTAATCATTCAGTTGAAGAGAAAAGACACGTCAGATCCATTTATCTTTATGGCAATTAAAATTTTAGAAAGACATTTCGATGCCTTTACTAAAAAGCATTATGATAAGATTCTGAAGAAATTAGAAATAAGTGAGGAGGCTTTGAAATCATCTGTAGATGAGATTCTGAAATTGAATCCTAAACCCGGAAATTCCTTATCTGAAACAGCAAAAACCAATCATTATATCATCCCCGATTTTATTCTTACAACAACTGATGGAGAATTGATCTTGAGTTTGAATTCGAAAAATGCACCTGAACTCAAGTTGAGTAGGACTTATAAAACCATGTTGGAGAATTATTCTGTATCGGGTAAGAAATCCAAGAAGGATAAAGAAGCCATGCAGTTTGTGAGGCAAAAGATAGACTCCGCAAAATGGTTTATCGATGCCATTAAACAGCGTCAGCATACCTTATATACTACCATGCAAGCTATTTTGGAGTTTCAGTATGATTATTTTCTTACAGGAGATGAAACCAAGCTTCATCCCATGATTTTGAAGGATATTGCAGATAAAGTAGGCCTAGATATTTCAACCATTTCGAGAGTGGCCAATAGCAAATATGTGCAAACTAGCTTTGGCACCATTCTTTTGAAAACCTTATTCTCTGAATCCTTAAAAACAGATAGTGGAGAAGATGTTTCTACTAAAGAAGTGAAGCAGATTCTTAGTGATATGGTGGATGCTGAAGATAAGCAAAAACCAATGACTGATGAACAATTGGTTAACTTCCTCAAAGAAAAAGGTTATCAAATTGCCCGTAGAACGGTGGCTAAATATCGGGAACAGCTTAATATTCCGGTAGCACGCCTTCGTAGGGAATTATAG
- the asnS gene encoding asparagine--tRNA ligase, with translation MKRTEIKALLQEAEVGKKVNVKGWVRTKRGSKNVAFVALNDGSVIHNIQIVVDLEKFNENDLAQVTTGASISVDGEVVASQGSGQKVEVVAEKLEVLGAADPEKYPLQAKKHSLEFLRDIAHLRFRSNTFGAITRIRHSMIFAVHKFFTEEGFYNIHTPIITGSDAEGAGEMFHVSTLDPKSPPLNEEGNIDYKKDFFGKETNLTVSGQLEVETACMAMSKVYTFGPTFRAENSNTTRHLAEFWMIEPEIAFADLEEDMDLAEKFIKYLLQYALDNCMDDLEFLSKRLEESEKGKKADEKSMELIEKLKFVLANDFERVTYTEAIQILRNSKPNKKKKFQYLIDSWGADLQSEHERFLVEKHFKKPVILTDYPMNIKAFYMKQNEDGKTVRAMDVLFPQIGEIIGGSQREENYDKLVERMKAMDIPEEEMWWYLDTRKFGTAVHSGFGLGFERLMLFVTGMGNIRDVIPFPRTPQNAEF, from the coding sequence ATGAAACGCACGGAGATTAAAGCCCTGCTACAAGAGGCAGAGGTAGGAAAAAAGGTGAACGTAAAAGGTTGGGTACGTACCAAAAGAGGTAGTAAAAATGTGGCTTTTGTAGCCCTTAATGATGGTTCTGTGATTCATAATATCCAGATTGTGGTGGATTTGGAAAAATTTAATGAAAATGATTTGGCACAAGTAACTACTGGAGCATCTATTTCGGTAGATGGTGAAGTAGTAGCTTCGCAAGGAAGCGGACAAAAGGTTGAGGTTGTTGCAGAGAAACTAGAGGTTTTGGGTGCTGCAGATCCTGAAAAATATCCACTTCAAGCTAAAAAACATAGCCTAGAGTTTTTACGCGATATCGCACATCTTCGATTTAGATCCAATACTTTTGGTGCGATTACTCGTATTCGCCACTCCATGATTTTTGCTGTACATAAATTCTTCACCGAAGAAGGATTCTATAATATTCACACACCTATTATCACTGGTAGTGATGCTGAAGGCGCTGGAGAAATGTTTCATGTTTCTACCCTAGATCCTAAAAGCCCTCCTCTAAACGAAGAAGGAAACATAGATTATAAAAAGGATTTTTTTGGTAAGGAAACCAACCTAACTGTTTCAGGGCAATTAGAAGTGGAAACAGCATGTATGGCTATGAGTAAGGTTTATACTTTTGGTCCTACTTTTAGAGCTGAGAACTCTAATACTACACGTCACTTGGCTGAGTTCTGGATGATTGAGCCAGAGATTGCTTTTGCCGATTTAGAAGAAGATATGGATTTGGCTGAAAAGTTCATTAAATACCTACTTCAGTATGCTCTTGACAATTGTATGGATGATTTAGAATTCCTGAGCAAAAGATTAGAGGAGTCTGAAAAAGGTAAAAAAGCTGACGAGAAATCAATGGAGTTGATTGAGAAATTGAAATTTGTTTTGGCCAATGATTTTGAGCGGGTAACCTATACCGAGGCCATTCAAATTCTAAGAAATAGTAAGCCTAATAAGAAAAAGAAATTCCAGTATCTTATTGATAGCTGGGGTGCTGATTTACAAAGTGAGCACGAGCGTTTCTTGGTAGAGAAGCATTTTAAAAAGCCAGTGATTCTTACCGATTACCCCATGAACATCAAAGCTTTTTATATGAAGCAAAACGAGGATGGAAAAACAGTGAGAGCCATGGATGTTCTTTTTCCTCAAATTGGTGAAATAATTGGCGGTTCTCAACGAGAAGAGAATTATGATAAATTGGTAGAAAGAATGAAAGCCATGGATATTCCTGAGGAAGAAATGTGGTGGTATTTGGATACCAGGAAGTTTGGTACTGCTGTACATAGCGGTTTCGGATTGGGTTTTGAAAGACTCATGTTATTCGTTACGGGAATGGGCAATATCCGCGACGTGATTCCTTTCCCAAGGACTCCTCAAAATGCAGAATTTTAG
- a CDS encoding TatD family hydrolase, with protein sequence MILLDTHTHLYLPEFDEDRAEMLERASQQGVQKMILPNIDSESIPKIQKMRREFPDYCVASMGLHPTSVKENFEEELKACYEELKNGQYMAIGEMGIDLYWDKSFYEQQKIAFKKQIDWALEFDLPIIIHSRDSFDEIFELMDEVWNPKLRGVFHCFSGNKAQAEKIINDYHFKLGIGGVLTFKNSTLREEIKDISLSHLILETDAPFLAPVPNRGKRNESAYVALVAQKLAELKGISIEEVADITTKNAMDLFNFENI encoded by the coding sequence ATGATTTTACTAGATACACATACTCATTTATATCTTCCAGAATTTGATGAAGACCGTGCAGAAATGCTAGAAAGGGCTTCTCAACAGGGCGTTCAAAAAATGATACTCCCTAATATCGACAGCGAATCTATTCCTAAGATTCAAAAAATGAGGAGGGAATTTCCTGATTATTGTGTAGCAAGTATGGGTTTGCATCCCACTTCTGTTAAAGAGAATTTTGAGGAGGAGCTTAAAGCTTGTTATGAGGAGTTGAAAAACGGTCAATATATGGCTATTGGGGAAATGGGTATCGATTTGTATTGGGACAAGAGTTTTTATGAGCAACAAAAAATCGCTTTCAAGAAACAAATAGATTGGGCTTTAGAATTCGATTTGCCCATCATTATCCACTCCAGAGATAGTTTTGATGAGATATTTGAATTGATGGATGAAGTTTGGAACCCAAAACTGAGAGGTGTTTTTCACTGTTTCAGTGGCAACAAGGCCCAAGCTGAGAAAATCATCAATGATTACCATTTTAAACTTGGAATCGGAGGAGTCTTAACTTTTAAGAATTCTACTCTTCGAGAAGAAATTAAAGATATTAGTTTATCTCACCTGATATTGGAAACTGACGCTCCTTTTTTAGCTCCAGTCCCCAATAGAGGAAAGCGAAACGAGTCGGCTTATGTAGCATTAGTAGCGCAAAAACTCGCAGAATTAAAAGGAATTTCGATAGAAGAAGTGGCCGATATCACCACCAAGAATGCAATGGATTTATTTAATTTTGAAAATATTTAG
- a CDS encoding asparaginase, protein MENQASILVIYTGGTIGMFKDPSTGSLIPVDFNELHDHIPSLDLFNFKIDSYSFDPIIDSANMKPELWVKLGEVIEENYENYDGFVILHGSDTMSFTASALSFILENLNKPVIITGSQLPLGIPRTDGRENFITSLELAAAKDEETPIIPEVAIYFENQLFRGNRTYKFNAENFEAFKSVNYPPLAEVGVNIRYWKNNIRKPNFKKLKINRSLESGVLIIRLFPGISKCILHSMLNAEGLKAVVLETFGSGNAPTEDWFLNELKQAIDKGITIVNISQCRGGSVDMGKYETSSELKRIGLLNGKDMTTEAAITKLMVTLGKYSSKKEIAKRMEKDWRGEMTE, encoded by the coding sequence ATGGAAAATCAAGCTTCAATTTTAGTGATTTATACAGGAGGTACCATAGGAATGTTTAAAGATCCTTCCACTGGCTCACTCATTCCGGTAGATTTCAACGAATTACACGACCACATTCCTTCTTTAGATTTATTCAACTTTAAAATTGACTCCTATTCTTTTGACCCCATTATTGATTCCGCCAATATGAAACCTGAGCTTTGGGTGAAATTGGGTGAGGTGATTGAGGAGAATTATGAGAATTATGATGGTTTTGTTATTCTTCATGGTTCCGATACCATGTCGTTTACGGCTTCGGCATTGAGCTTTATACTAGAAAACCTGAATAAACCGGTTATAATCACTGGCTCCCAGCTTCCACTTGGAATTCCACGTACCGATGGTCGCGAAAACTTCATCACCAGTTTAGAACTTGCTGCTGCCAAAGACGAAGAAACGCCTATCATTCCAGAAGTAGCTATTTATTTTGAGAATCAATTATTTAGAGGCAATAGAACCTATAAGTTTAATGCGGAGAATTTTGAAGCCTTTAAGTCTGTGAATTACCCTCCTCTAGCCGAAGTGGGTGTGAATATTCGCTATTGGAAGAACAACATCAGGAAACCCAATTTCAAGAAGCTAAAAATTAATAGAAGTTTAGAATCTGGCGTTTTGATTATCCGACTATTTCCTGGGATTTCTAAATGCATCCTTCATTCTATGCTAAATGCTGAAGGCTTGAAAGCAGTGGTTTTAGAGACTTTTGGATCGGGGAATGCCCCAACCGAAGATTGGTTTTTAAATGAACTCAAACAGGCCATCGATAAAGGAATAACCATTGTTAATATCAGTCAATGCCGAGGAGGCTCAGTGGATATGGGTAAATACGAAACCAGCTCCGAATTAAAAAGAATTGGACTTCTCAATGGTAAAGACATGACCACAGAAGCTGCCATCACCAAACTAATGGTCACCCTTGGGAAATATTCTTCAAAAAAAGAAATCGCCAAAAGAATGGAAAAAGACTGGCGTGGTGAAATGACGGAATAA
- a CDS encoding 2OG-Fe(II) oxygenase gives MEQNSTNPFEEVYLRKIWRFINYLNITCFTSIKSFEGHYANYELGSFYKRHLDQFKSEKGRKYTLVFYLNQHWKIEDEGHLSLYSLLGAQKDILPIEGRMVFFRSDEMEHEVHPSLTRERKSITGWLKD, from the coding sequence ATAGAACAAAACAGCACAAATCCATTTGAGGAGGTTTATTTAAGAAAAATATGGAGGTTTATCAATTATTTAAATATAACATGCTTTACCTCCATCAAATCGTTTGAAGGTCATTATGCCAATTATGAGTTGGGGAGCTTTTATAAAAGGCACCTCGATCAGTTTAAAAGTGAGAAGGGACGAAAATATACTTTGGTCTTTTATTTAAATCAGCATTGGAAAATAGAAGATGAAGGCCATTTGTCTTTATATTCACTATTGGGTGCTCAAAAAGATATTCTACCAATAGAAGGACGCATGGTGTTTTTTAGGAGCGATGAAATGGAGCATGAGGTCCATCCTTCATTAACCCGGGAAAGAAAAAGTATTACAGGCTGGCTGAAAGACTAA